The following coding sequences are from one Abyssicoccus albus window:
- a CDS encoding glycosyltransferase family 4 protein, with protein sequence MKVLIVTETFLPSTDGIVTRLCKAIEYMLSVGHTVKVIAPDLGITSYKGAEVIGVKSFKLPLYRFRKWSLPSKIVGEVIDDFMPDVIHAVNPTLLATSGVYYAKQRNISLVCSYHTHLPKYLSHYHLDNRLTRKGLWNFIRYQHRDANVNLCTSEAMYEVLSSQSINNLSVLRRGVDLEERHPRYKSETMRNTLTQNKPDKKLLVFIGRLAPEKEIHKLKPLMEARDDIALAIIGDGPAKDSLCTIFEGTHTLFTGFMHGEQLSKAFASADAFIFPSVSETLGLVILEGMASGLPVIAAESGPTCEQIEHLKTGIIYDGNDLDSLIKAVSYLDDDDVMKCLKQNARKEAMRYSWENASLELIQYYERAIENQYLSNLIYKIKRDLCHR encoded by the coding sequence ATGAAAGTATTAATCGTTACAGAAACTTTCTTACCGTCTACAGATGGCATTGTAACAAGACTATGCAAAGCGATTGAATATATGTTATCTGTTGGTCATACGGTGAAAGTCATTGCGCCAGATTTAGGGATTACATCGTATAAAGGTGCAGAAGTGATTGGTGTAAAGTCTTTTAAATTACCACTGTACAGATTTAGAAAATGGTCTTTACCGTCAAAAATTGTCGGAGAAGTGATTGATGACTTTATGCCAGATGTTATACATGCAGTAAATCCAACATTACTCGCCACAAGTGGAGTATATTATGCAAAACAGCGTAATATTTCACTTGTGTGTTCATATCACACACATTTACCAAAATATTTATCACATTATCATTTAGATAATCGATTGACACGAAAAGGTTTATGGAACTTTATACGCTATCAACATCGTGATGCCAATGTTAATTTATGTACATCCGAAGCGATGTATGAGGTATTATCATCGCAAAGTATTAATAATTTAAGTGTATTAAGGCGTGGTGTAGACCTTGAGGAAAGACATCCACGATATAAGAGTGAGACGATGCGCAATACACTTACTCAAAATAAACCTGATAAGAAATTACTAGTGTTCATTGGACGATTAGCTCCTGAGAAAGAAATTCATAAATTGAAACCATTAATGGAGGCGCGAGATGATATAGCGTTGGCTATTATCGGTGATGGACCAGCGAAAGACTCATTATGTACTATTTTTGAAGGAACTCATACATTGTTTACTGGGTTTATGCATGGAGAGCAATTATCTAAAGCGTTTGCAAGTGCCGACGCATTTATTTTTCCTTCGGTGTCTGAGACTTTAGGTTTAGTAATATTGGAAGGGATGGCATCTGGTTTACCCGTAATCGCTGCAGAATCGGGTCCAACATGTGAACAGATTGAGCATTTGAAGACAGGGATAATATATGATGGAAACGATCTAGATAGTTTAATTAAAGCGGTATCATATTTAGATGACGATGATGTGATGAAGTGCTTAAAACAAAATGCAAGAAAGGAAGCAATGCGATATAGTTGGGAAAATGCTTCGTTAGAGCTTATACAATATTATGAAAGGGCAATTGAAAATCAATATCTTAGTAATTTGATTTATAAAATCAAACGCGACTTGTGTCATAGATAA
- a CDS encoding DNA-3-methyladenine glycosylase family protein, whose amino-acid sequence MTIIQTDEGEVFYKLEGHDITLFDCKCSVVDGWKNLFRVLRGQLDYILVNFDILQLTAHEYKFLGFYEVEPGLMRKNIQPTFQYDMEAIEYLKNKDKKLARVIEMIGPIEEEIIPDIYYNFVRSIVGQQISVYAQYAIMARLMNAMNHHITPEKVINYKDEELKSFGLSERKVVYIKTATEKVINGDIDFEEIHHMTDEEAIQYLTQLKGVGEWTAEMMLMFSYNRMDIFSYKDLAIIRGLRMIYRHKEVSRERFEKYRRRFSPYGSLASLYIWVISEQNIEGYSDPLAKKK is encoded by the coding sequence ATGACGATCATACAAACTGATGAAGGCGAAGTATTTTATAAGTTAGAGGGACATGATATTACACTGTTTGATTGTAAATGTTCTGTTGTGGATGGATGGAAAAATCTTTTTAGAGTCCTTAGAGGTCAACTTGACTATATTCTAGTAAATTTTGATATACTTCAATTGACAGCACACGAGTATAAATTTTTAGGTTTTTATGAAGTTGAGCCAGGATTAATGCGTAAAAATATTCAACCAACATTCCAATATGACATGGAAGCAATCGAGTATCTAAAGAATAAAGATAAAAAACTTGCACGTGTGATTGAAATGATTGGACCAATTGAAGAAGAAATAATACCTGATATCTACTATAATTTTGTCCGTTCAATTGTCGGTCAACAAATTTCAGTATATGCACAATATGCGATTATGGCACGATTAATGAATGCGATGAATCACCATATTACGCCAGAGAAAGTCATTAATTATAAGGATGAGGAATTGAAATCGTTCGGGTTAAGTGAAAGAAAAGTAGTATATATAAAAACAGCCACTGAAAAAGTGATTAATGGCGATATTGATTTTGAAGAAATTCATCATATGACAGATGAAGAAGCAATTCAATATTTAACACAACTTAAAGGTGTTGGTGAATGGACTGCAGAAATGATGTTAATGTTCTCATATAATCGTATGGATATATTTAGTTACAAAGATTTAGCAATCATCCGAGGTTTACGTATGATTTATCGTCATAAAGAAGTGTCGAGAGAACGATTTGAAAAGTATAGACGTCGATTCAGTCCATATGGAAGTCTTGCATCATTGTATATTTGGGTCATTTCTGAGCAAAATATTGAAGGATATAGTGATCCATTAGCTAAGAAGAAATGA
- a CDS encoding S1C family serine protease, whose amino-acid sequence MDKQIPQYRYVTDIEHQNAKKSGYLSNLTTLFAILLTILISVLTTILLLTQTPLKNMITDNSMHSYTPPAADDDHKNRVNHINNTDKNKMIEQASKSVVGVINKQSANNPYGDLFGKLQKDNDSVESGTGSGVIYKIKDGDAYIVTNHHVVEGASNIEINLSDNQRIEAELLGSDPLTDIAVVKAKSVKGMEAIDFANSSDVKIGDDVMAIGNPLGLEFSNSVTEGIISGTEREMNVRTSEGHSTITVMQTDAAINPGNSGGALVNQNGDLVGINSMKISSTEVEGIGFAIPSNEVDTLIQELETNGSIERPYVGISMIDVEDLPKEYIDELKIKDKKGIVVAQKDPKANHNLKQGDVITKINDEPVNNIAEFRKYLYDKTSVGDRVEFTIIRDGKTTTETAKLSSRNEQLQ is encoded by the coding sequence ATGGATAAACAAATACCACAATATAGATACGTAACGGATATAGAACATCAAAATGCCAAAAAATCAGGATATTTGAGCAATTTAACAACACTTTTCGCCATATTATTAACGATATTAATTAGCGTATTAACTACGATTTTATTATTAACACAAACACCTTTAAAAAATATGATTACAGACAATTCAATGCATTCATATACACCCCCAGCAGCTGATGATGATCATAAAAACCGAGTAAATCATATCAATAATACTGATAAAAACAAAATGATCGAACAGGCTTCAAAGTCTGTTGTAGGAGTCATTAATAAACAATCAGCAAATAACCCATACGGTGATTTATTCGGAAAGCTACAGAAAGATAATGACTCTGTCGAATCTGGTACTGGATCTGGTGTCATTTATAAAATTAAAGACGGTGATGCGTATATTGTCACCAATCACCACGTTGTTGAAGGCGCATCGAATATAGAAATTAATTTGTCCGATAATCAACGCATCGAGGCTGAATTACTCGGAAGTGACCCTTTAACTGATATAGCAGTTGTAAAAGCCAAATCCGTAAAAGGAATGGAAGCAATCGACTTCGCCAATTCAAGTGATGTAAAAATAGGAGATGACGTCATGGCAATTGGTAATCCACTTGGTTTAGAGTTCTCAAACTCTGTGACAGAAGGTATTATTAGTGGAACAGAACGTGAAATGAATGTAAGAACATCTGAAGGTCATTCAACGATAACGGTAATGCAAACCGATGCTGCCATTAACCCAGGAAATAGTGGAGGAGCGCTCGTGAATCAAAATGGTGATTTAGTTGGAATCAACTCTATGAAAATATCTTCAACAGAAGTAGAAGGTATTGGGTTTGCCATCCCATCTAATGAAGTCGATACATTAATCCAAGAACTAGAAACAAATGGCTCAATTGAGAGACCTTACGTTGGTATCAGTATGATTGACGTTGAAGATTTACCTAAAGAATATATAGATGAATTGAAAATAAAAGATAAAAAAGGAATTGTTGTTGCTCAAAAAGATCCAAAAGCTAATCATAACCTTAAACAAGGTGATGTGATCACGAAAATTAACGATGAACCAGTAAATAACATTGCTGAATTCAGAAAGTATTTGTACGATAAAACATCTGTTGGAGATAGAGTTGAATTTACAATTATCCGTGATGGCAAAACAACTACAGAGACAGCAAAATTGTCTTCTCGAAATGAACAATTACAATAA
- a CDS encoding NAD/NADP-dependent octopine/nopaline dehydrogenase family protein — translation MNITILGAGNGGIVASVDLTRRGHDVTLYHTPESNADWDRNQLNDGIKFKGETVKINKFTQNIEEAIEHAEVIMVTLPTLAIAHYAKEVAPYLKDGQYIYINGASAMNSMKFMNVVKSEGYNPNVYIGETMSLTYACRYDHTSNEAELILTSTHNLFASYPSQHTDHMIEILKPLYDTLVPAKNILETTLNNGNPESHPGPAILNTGRIDYAGDEFYLYSQGITKHTVRVVEAIDKERQQICAALNFEQLDKSARSERSSYFPKGKTLLEQFNTSPILKDLKGPTTLQNRYIVEDVEEGLVLWASIGDAVGVDTPVIDSIIHLTGVLLDRNFFEEGLTLSKLGFDGAISPNTLNNLI, via the coding sequence ATGAATATTACAATTTTAGGTGCTGGAAATGGTGGGATTGTTGCTTCGGTTGACTTAACGAGAAGAGGTCATGATGTGACATTATACCATACGCCAGAATCAAATGCGGATTGGGATCGTAACCAGTTAAATGATGGTATTAAGTTTAAAGGTGAGACAGTTAAGATAAATAAATTCACTCAAAATATTGAAGAAGCTATTGAGCATGCTGAAGTCATCATGGTGACTTTACCTACTTTGGCCATTGCACATTATGCTAAAGAAGTTGCACCATATTTGAAAGATGGACAATATATTTATATTAACGGTGCGAGCGCGATGAATTCAATGAAATTTATGAATGTTGTCAAATCAGAAGGCTATAATCCAAACGTTTATATCGGTGAGACAATGTCGTTAACGTATGCATGCCGCTATGATCATACATCGAATGAAGCGGAATTAATCTTAACTAGTACGCATAATCTATTTGCAAGTTATCCAAGCCAGCATACAGATCATATGATTGAAATATTAAAGCCGTTGTATGATACACTTGTCCCTGCTAAAAATATTTTAGAAACTACATTAAATAATGGTAATCCTGAGTCTCATCCAGGTCCGGCCATTTTAAATACGGGTAGAATAGATTATGCAGGTGATGAATTTTATTTATACAGTCAAGGAATTACTAAACATACTGTACGTGTTGTTGAGGCAATTGATAAAGAAAGGCAACAAATTTGTGCTGCTTTGAATTTCGAACAACTCGATAAAAGTGCTCGATCAGAACGATCAAGTTATTTTCCGAAAGGTAAAACGTTGCTTGAGCAATTCAACACAAGTCCTATATTAAAAGATTTAAAAGGCCCTACAACATTACAAAACAGATATATTGTGGAAGATGTAGAGGAAGGATTAGTGTTATGGGCAAGTATTGGAGATGCAGTAGGAGTAGATACACCAGTAATAGACTCGATTATTCATTTAACTGGTGTTTTATTAGATCGTAATTTCTTTGAAGAAGGACTTACGCTTTCGAAATTAGGGTTTGATGGAGCGATTTCACCTAATACTTTGAACAATTTAATATAA
- a CDS encoding metal ABC transporter solute-binding protein, Zn/Mn family: MKRSIMYLLMIAVLVLGACQSNSSSDRQDGNKEKPSKDQIKITTTVFPIASFAKQIGGDHVSVNSIYPPGTDIHTFEPSQKDMIEYSKSDLFFYTSDDLDTMTTNITKSIKEDVEVVAVAKDISKEKILAHNHNHEDHDQVNEEEHNHDHEGHDHANEEEHNHDHEGHDHGENDPHVWLDPIHSITMAKAIKDELVKYDEANKEEYEENFKKLKEELTKIDEELHTVTEGAKHKEVFISHESIGYLADHYGFEQVGVSGLNNEEPTQKDIINVVEKIKEDGAKHILVEQNVSSKTVDMIKEQTDVEPVEFHNLSTLTKEESEDNITYQSIMKKNTDALKKAMQ, from the coding sequence ATGAAGAGAAGTATTATGTATTTATTAATGATTGCAGTGCTTGTTTTAGGCGCATGTCAATCAAATAGTTCATCAGATCGTCAAGATGGAAATAAAGAAAAACCATCAAAAGATCAAATTAAAATCACAACGACAGTATTTCCAATTGCAAGTTTTGCAAAGCAAATCGGTGGAGATCATGTTAGTGTAAATTCAATCTACCCACCAGGTACTGATATTCACACGTTTGAACCAAGTCAAAAAGATATGATTGAATACTCAAAGTCAGACTTATTCTTTTATACAAGTGATGATTTAGATACGATGACAACAAATATTACAAAATCCATTAAAGAAGATGTTGAAGTAGTTGCCGTTGCTAAAGATATATCAAAAGAAAAAATATTAGCCCATAACCATAATCATGAAGATCATGATCAAGTTAATGAGGAAGAGCACAACCATGATCATGAAGGTCATGACCACGCTAATGAAGAAGAGCACAACCACGATCATGAAGGTCATGACCATGGTGAAAATGACCCACATGTTTGGTTAGATCCTATTCATTCGATCACAATGGCTAAAGCGATTAAAGATGAATTAGTTAAGTATGATGAAGCTAATAAAGAGGAATATGAAGAAAACTTCAAAAAATTAAAAGAAGAATTAACTAAAATAGATGAAGAGTTGCACACAGTTACTGAGGGTGCAAAACATAAAGAAGTATTTATTTCACATGAATCAATTGGTTACTTAGCTGACCATTATGGCTTTGAACAGGTTGGAGTTAGTGGTCTAAATAACGAAGAACCAACTCAAAAAGATATTATTAATGTCGTGGAAAAAATCAAAGAAGACGGTGCTAAGCATATCTTAGTAGAGCAAAATGTAAGTAGTAAAACTGTTGACATGATTAAAGAGCAGACAGACGTTGAACCTGTAGAATTCCATAACTTATCTACATTAACAAAAGAAGAATCAGAAGATAATATCACTTACCAAAGCATTATGAAAAAGAACACTGATGCTTTAAAGAAAGCGATGCAATAA
- a CDS encoding GTP-binding protein: protein MKRVPITVLSGFLGAGKTTLLNYVLKENHGKKVGVIVNDMSEVNIDGGLVEMSRTDEKLVEMQNGCICCTLREDLLIEVERLIRNNDLDYIVIESTGISEPVPVAQTLTLEDEELEINLAKISKLDTMVTVVDGFRFFKDYESGDTLIDRSLSNDDHDTRDVVDLLVDQIEFSNIILLNKVDLMTDNEIKQVQGLLMKLNPEAKIVKTTKSEIDLDLILNTNSFDFEQASTQAGWIKELNEEHTPETEEYGISSFVYRAKKPFHPERLYNWMMYWPENITRSKGFFWLATRFDEIGLLSQAGPSTTIESAGPWAITYSKEEQQELIEEDPTLKEKLQAPFGDRMTELVFIGFNLDEQEVIEALDGCLLTDEEMNMDYSQLKDPFPQFQ, encoded by the coding sequence ATGAAAAGAGTACCAATTACAGTGTTAAGTGGATTTTTAGGTGCAGGTAAAACAACGTTATTAAACTATGTATTAAAGGAAAATCATGGTAAAAAAGTGGGTGTTATCGTCAACGATATGAGCGAAGTTAATATAGATGGTGGACTTGTTGAAATGAGTCGTACAGATGAAAAATTAGTAGAAATGCAGAATGGTTGCATTTGTTGTACATTAAGAGAAGATTTATTAATCGAAGTTGAACGTTTAATTCGGAACAATGATTTAGATTATATCGTCATTGAATCTACCGGTATTAGTGAACCTGTACCTGTTGCTCAAACTTTAACATTAGAAGATGAAGAATTGGAAATAAACCTTGCAAAAATTTCAAAACTCGATACAATGGTAACTGTTGTGGATGGCTTTAGGTTTTTTAAAGACTATGAATCTGGTGATACTTTGATCGATAGAAGTTTATCGAATGATGATCATGACACGCGTGATGTCGTCGACTTACTCGTTGATCAGATTGAATTTAGTAATATCATTTTGTTAAATAAAGTAGACTTAATGACTGATAATGAAATTAAGCAAGTCCAAGGATTACTTATGAAACTAAATCCTGAAGCTAAAATTGTTAAGACAACAAAGAGCGAAATTGATTTGGACTTAATTTTGAATACTAATTCATTCGATTTTGAACAAGCGAGTACACAAGCAGGTTGGATTAAAGAATTAAATGAAGAACATACGCCTGAAACTGAAGAGTATGGTATTTCTTCATTTGTATATCGAGCGAAGAAGCCATTCCATCCTGAGAGATTATATAATTGGATGATGTATTGGCCTGAAAATATTACACGTTCTAAAGGTTTTTTCTGGCTTGCTACACGATTTGATGAAATTGGCCTATTGTCACAAGCCGGTCCATCGACTACAATAGAGAGTGCGGGACCATGGGCAATAACTTATTCAAAAGAGGAACAACAAGAGTTAATTGAAGAAGATCCAACACTTAAAGAAAAGTTACAAGCACCATTCGGAGATCGAATGACTGAACTTGTGTTTATCGGATTTAATCTAGATGAACAAGAAGTGATTGAAGCGTTAGATGGGTGTTTATTAACAGATGAAGAGATGAATATGGATTATAGTCAATTGAAAGACCCTTTCCCACAATTCCAATAA
- a CDS encoding NAD-dependent epimerase/dehydratase family protein, whose translation MRIIVAGGDGFCGWPTALYLSKQGHDVSIIDNLVRRDIDDELHSNSVTPIAPLEERVEKWKEITGKEIRTYIGDLNHYDFLTQVFKQERPEAFVHFAEQRSAPYSMIDRAHAVYTQSNNVLGNLNVLYAIKELAPDCHLIKLGTMGEYGQPNIDIEEGYIEIEHKGRKDTLPYPKQPGSFYHLTKVHDTHNIMFACKIWGIRATDLNQGIVYGLNTDETRMDPVLTNRLDYDGVFGTALNRFLIQAAIGHDITVYGSGSQTRAFLNIKDTVRCIEIAANNPAEQGEFRVFNQFTESFSVKELAEMTKKVAEQKGLTATISNIENPRVEKENHYYNAVNTKLIDLGLEPHLLTDEVLDEILTDALQYKERIIQDNVIPKVKWK comes from the coding sequence ATGAGAATTATTGTTGCAGGTGGAGACGGTTTTTGTGGATGGCCAACGGCATTATATTTAAGTAAGCAAGGGCATGATGTTTCGATTATTGATAATTTAGTTCGTCGTGATATAGATGATGAATTACACTCGAATTCAGTGACACCGATTGCTCCATTAGAGGAACGTGTCGAAAAATGGAAAGAAATAACAGGTAAAGAAATTCGTACATACATAGGAGATTTAAATCATTATGACTTCTTGACACAAGTGTTCAAACAAGAGCGACCTGAGGCATTTGTCCACTTTGCTGAACAGCGTTCTGCTCCTTATTCAATGATTGATAGAGCACATGCTGTTTACACGCAATCTAACAATGTATTAGGTAACTTAAATGTTTTGTATGCGATCAAAGAATTAGCACCTGATTGTCACTTAATTAAGTTAGGGACAATGGGAGAATATGGTCAACCTAATATTGATATTGAGGAAGGTTATATAGAAATCGAGCATAAAGGTCGTAAAGATACGTTACCTTATCCAAAGCAACCGGGAAGTTTTTATCACTTAACAAAAGTACATGATACACATAATATTATGTTTGCTTGTAAGATATGGGGGATTCGTGCAACAGACTTAAACCAAGGTATTGTGTATGGGTTGAATACAGATGAAACACGTATGGATCCTGTATTAACGAACCGATTGGATTATGATGGAGTATTTGGTACGGCGTTGAACAGATTTTTAATTCAAGCAGCGATTGGACATGATATTACAGTATATGGATCTGGTTCACAAACACGTGCATTCTTAAATATTAAAGATACAGTACGTTGTATCGAAATCGCTGCTAATAATCCAGCTGAGCAAGGTGAATTTAGAGTGTTCAATCAATTTACTGAAAGTTTCTCAGTGAAAGAACTTGCTGAAATGACAAAGAAAGTTGCTGAACAAAAAGGGCTAACTGCTACGATTTCAAATATTGAGAATCCACGTGTTGAAAAAGAAAATCATTATTATAACGCAGTAAATACTAAATTAATTGATTTAGGATTAGAACCTCATTTACTCACTGATGAAGTATTGGATGAAATTTTAACTGATGCACTTCAATATAAAGAACGTATCATTCAAGATAACGTTATACCGAAAGTTAAGTGGAAATAA
- a CDS encoding response regulator transcription factor yields MNILIIEDEQPINHVIKAYMKKVGFTTFQAFNGKEGYDLFNSEQIDFILLDIMMPELDGISLLKKIRTTSNVPVIMLTALNDQQHILESFEHGADDYITKPFTGEEVIARTKAVIRRTTSGKLPDDSIRFGQLVINPAYHTVKVLKKELNLAPRDFSVLLFLAEHPNQIFSRDQLLDHIWGFDYEGSDRAVDLAIKRLRKALSSWPEHEGQIETVRGHGYLLKVEDRLL; encoded by the coding sequence ATGAATATTCTTATCATTGAAGATGAACAACCAATCAATCATGTTATTAAAGCTTACATGAAGAAGGTTGGTTTTACGACCTTCCAAGCATTTAATGGAAAGGAAGGCTATGATTTATTTAACTCAGAACAAATTGACTTCATTTTACTGGATATTATGATGCCGGAACTTGATGGAATTTCACTTCTCAAAAAAATCCGGACAACATCTAATGTTCCTGTTATAATGCTCACTGCTTTAAACGATCAACAACATATTCTAGAAAGTTTTGAACACGGTGCGGACGACTACATCACAAAACCGTTTACAGGAGAAGAAGTAATCGCACGTACTAAAGCTGTTATTCGTCGAACAACCAGTGGCAAACTTCCGGATGATTCAATTCGATTTGGACAACTAGTAATTAACCCCGCATATCATACAGTTAAAGTTTTAAAAAAAGAGCTCAACTTGGCGCCTCGTGACTTCAGTGTTCTACTTTTCTTAGCTGAACATCCAAACCAAATATTCAGCCGTGATCAGTTGCTAGATCATATTTGGGGATTCGACTATGAAGGAAGTGACCGTGCAGTAGACTTGGCAATTAAACGTTTGAGGAAAGCACTCTCTAGTTGGCCTGAACATGAAGGTCAAATCGAAACGGTCCGTGGTCATGGATATTTGTTGAAAGTTGAGGATCGATTGTTATGA
- the rpmG gene encoding 50S ribosomal protein L33: MRVNVTLACTECGDRNYITTKNKRTNPERIELKKYSPRLKKYTLHRETK; this comes from the coding sequence ATGAGAGTAAACGTTACTTTAGCTTGTACTGAATGTGGTGACCGTAACTACATTACAACGAAGAATAAAAGAACGAACCCAGAGCGTATTGAATTAAAGAAATACTCACCAAGACTTAAGAAATATACACTTCACAGAGAAACTAAATAA
- a CDS encoding histidine phosphatase family protein, which translates to MTTFYFVRHAKSDPFRGSDKDRSITEEGYIQAQKLVEVFKHIEFDLLITSPYQRAIDTLIYLALDRKETIQTYEELKEIRLSKKPIQNVLEYQQLMKKIFKEPSYNLDGCESIKQTQDRAVPIIKELVERYPDNKIVVGTHGTLFTAMLKYFDEEYGYEFWKSLKQPDVYKVIIDSERFELQCIEHVEVSA; encoded by the coding sequence ATGACAACATTTTACTTCGTAAGACATGCGAAGAGCGACCCGTTTAGGGGTAGTGATAAGGATCGGTCAATTACTGAAGAAGGATATATTCAAGCCCAAAAACTTGTTGAAGTGTTTAAACATATAGAATTTGATTTGCTCATTACTAGCCCTTATCAACGTGCAATTGATACGCTAATATATTTAGCACTTGATCGTAAAGAAACGATTCAAACATACGAAGAATTAAAAGAGATAAGATTATCTAAAAAGCCAATTCAAAATGTACTGGAATATCAACAATTAATGAAGAAAATATTTAAAGAACCGAGTTATAATCTAGATGGCTGTGAATCAATTAAACAAACTCAAGATAGAGCTGTTCCGATTATTAAAGAGTTGGTTGAACGATATCCAGATAATAAGATTGTTGTTGGAACACATGGAACACTATTTACCGCAATGCTTAAATATTTTGATGAAGAGTATGGTTATGAATTTTGGAAATCATTAAAGCAACCAGATGTTTACAAGGTGATCATCGATAGTGAACGCTTTGAGCTTCAATGTATAGAACATGTGGAAGTGTCAGCGTAA
- a CDS encoding sensor histidine kinase, whose protein sequence is MKRQSMQSLWIKRYIITLLTAILIIAFIYIVWNKENIKEHRLSLVQTLNDSIAVQTIGNQDKIKDQEIHEQYNDILKSFNATPKIIITDHKGQWLNSNFNAVNETRINTDILERENDYDIISTNDLNIPSTDHELYMLKTPIKSDNETYGYVISFVEKNKIDEVHIPFVPILLIAIPSIIIGTILIYYFTRQMTTPIHNISSAARKLSDGEFVTIDSHYKEKELYDFALSFNELSKQLEAHDQLRNELLAGVTHELKTPVASISGLLQAIQDDIVDETDKEEFIKLSLQESRKLNRLIEDLLVFNSFTTDAIKINSDQINLKEFIESTVTHFDYQSDNQNSIIECHNLIDASIHTDRDRLSQVLLNLLNNANQASHRDSTIEIHMNETLDSYNILIKDFGSGVPKDDIEHIFEKFYRGQNKRYDTRGFGLGLPLCKLIMQKLNGNIQLLETSSEGTTFIIKLNKKGVKNG, encoded by the coding sequence ATGAAACGCCAATCAATGCAATCATTATGGATCAAGAGATATATTATTACATTATTAACCGCAATTTTAATTATTGCTTTCATTTATATAGTTTGGAATAAAGAAAACATTAAAGAACACAGATTATCTCTAGTTCAGACGTTAAATGACTCTATCGCTGTTCAAACGATTGGCAATCAAGACAAAATAAAAGACCAAGAAATCCATGAACAGTATAATGATATATTAAAAAGTTTTAACGCAACACCGAAAATTATTATTACTGATCATAAAGGTCAATGGTTAAACTCAAATTTCAATGCAGTCAACGAAACACGAATCAATACGGATATTTTAGAACGTGAAAATGATTATGATATTATTTCTACAAACGACCTTAATATTCCATCGACTGATCATGAATTATACATGCTCAAAACACCAATAAAATCTGATAATGAAACATACGGTTATGTGATTTCATTTGTCGAAAAAAATAAAATTGATGAAGTCCACATACCATTCGTCCCTATTCTTTTAATCGCCATTCCATCAATCATTATCGGTACAATTCTAATTTATTACTTCACTCGTCAAATGACGACACCTATTCATAACATTAGCTCAGCAGCACGTAAGCTCAGTGATGGTGAATTTGTCACGATTGATAGTCATTATAAAGAAAAAGAACTTTATGATTTCGCACTAAGTTTCAATGAGTTAAGCAAACAATTAGAAGCTCACGATCAATTGCGTAATGAATTATTAGCTGGGGTAACACACGAACTAAAAACTCCTGTTGCTTCAATTTCAGGATTATTACAAGCCATTCAAGATGATATCGTTGATGAAACTGATAAAGAGGAATTTATCAAATTAAGCTTACAAGAATCACGAAAGTTGAACCGTCTGATTGAAGATTTGCTTGTATTCAATTCGTTTACAACAGATGCAATCAAAATAAATAGCGATCAAATTAATTTAAAAGAATTTATAGAATCAACTGTGACACATTTTGACTACCAATCTGATAATCAGAATTCAATCATTGAATGTCATAACTTAATCGATGCATCTATTCACACAGATAGAGATCGACTTTCACAAGTTTTGCTTAACTTGTTAAACAATGCAAACCAAGCATCACATAGAGATTCAACGATTGAAATCCATATGAATGAAACACTTGATTCATATAATATATTGATTAAAGACTTTGGCTCAGGGGTACCTAAAGATGACATCGAGCATATATTTGAAAAATTTTATCGAGGTCAGAATAAACGATATGATACCCGTGGCTTTGGCCTAGGACTACCTTTATGTAAATTAATAATGCAAAAGTTAAACGGAAATATACAATTACTTGAAACAAGTAGTGAAGGTACTACATTTATCATTAAGTTAAACAAAAAAGGAGTAAAAAATGGATAA